The Rhodospirillaceae bacterium sequence TTTATCAGAGTAAAGGCGAGGTTTGGAAAAAGGGCGACTATAGTGATGGGGCAGAGGAAGGCCTTTGGGTTGTTTACCACGANAATGGACAGTTGTGGATACAGGGGGNTTACAAAAAAGGAAAAGCAGAAGGTGTCTGGGTTTTCCACCACAGCAATGGCCAACTATGGAAAGAAGGCGCTTACCAGAATGCAGAGGAAGAGGGGCCCTGGCTGGTCTATCATGAGAATGGCCAGCTATGGATGCGTGGAAGTTACAAAAATGGGCATCTGGATGGGCCGGTTGAGGTTTATGATAAAGCTGGACGAGCGAACGAGCAGGCTACTGGGTTTTATGAAGGCGGCCGTAAAACCCATTAACTGGGTTTATTAAAATAGATNACCCTTTCGATTCTTACCTTTTCGACAACCTATAAACGGTGTGTGCAGTAATTTGGGTGCTTGCAATATATTTATAAAATTCAGATGGAAGGGCATCGTGAGAAAAATCCAGTTGTGCTACAAAGTGACGATATTCGAATTAGGGGGAATGTTATGGCGAAATACTTAAAACAAGGTTTGGCGCAAGCCGAGGTAGATGAGGCAGATGCTAAAGTTCGCGCTCAGGTAGAAGGTATACTTGCCGATATTGAGACCCGTGGCGACCAGGCGGTACGGGAGTTATCGGAGAAATTTGATAATTGGAATCCCACCAACTTCCGTCTTACCGAAACAGAGATTGAGTCTGCTATGTCAAAGGTCAAGAAGAGAGATCTTGATGACATACGTTTCGCGCAGGAACAAGTCCGTAACTTTGCGCAACATCAAAAGGCAGCTTTGAANGACATAGAGGTTGAGACGATTCCAGGAGTAGTGCTAGGACATAAAAATATACCTGTAAACTCGGTTGGGTGTTATGTGCCNGGAGGGAAGTATCCCATGGTAGCNTCGGCCCACATGAGTGTGGTTACGGCTAAAGTTGCNGGTGTNCNTCGCATNGTNGCTTCAGCGCCACCTCAGGAAGGTGCTCCTCACCCGGCAATTGTAGCGGCAATGCATATGGGGGGCGCCGATGAAATTTTGGTAATGNGAGGAATACAGGCTGTTGCTACTATGGCCCTGGGGACGGAAAGTGTTGCCGGTGTTGATATGCTTGTAGGTCCTGGAAACATGTTNGTAGCCGAGGCTAAACGGCANTTATANGGNAGGGTNGGCATCGATTTATTTGCTGGNCCCACAGAGACCCTNATTATTGCGGATGAGACTGTTGATGGGGAACTTTGTGCCGTTGACTTNCTCGGTCAGGCTGAACACGGCCCCACCTCNCCGGCGGTGCTATTAACAACATCCCTTCAGTTGGCNGAAAGTACAATTGGTGAAGTGGANCGACAACTTTCNATCCTTCCAACTTCTGATATAGCTAANAAGTCGTGGGCCGATTATGGNGCAGTTATTCTTTGCGATGATATNGAGGAAATGTTGANGGAAGCNAANCGNCTNGC is a genomic window containing:
- the hisD gene encoding histidinol dehydrogenase, which translates into the protein MAKYLKQGLAQAEVDEADAKVRAQVEGILADIETRGDQAVRELSEKFDNWNPTNFRLTETEIESAMSKVKKRDLDDIRFAQEQVRNFAQHQKAALXDIEVETIPGVVLGHKNIPVNSVGCYVPGGKYPMVASAHMSVVTAKVAGVXRXVASAPPQEGAPHPAIVAAMHMGGADEILVMXGIQAVATMALGTESVAGVDMLVGPGNMXVAEAKRXLXGRVGIDLFAGPTETLIIADETVDGELCAVDXLGQAEHGPTSPAVLLTTSLQLAESTIGEVXRQLSILPTSDIAXKSWADYGAVILCDDXEEMLXEAXRLAFEXVXVMTXDPXYFLXGLTXYGALFLGPRTNVSFGDKVIGTNHTLPTKRAGRYTGGLWIGKFISTLETVQWGTDEGRKALEYVGDWEE